In one window of Gossypium hirsutum isolate 1008001.06 chromosome A01, Gossypium_hirsutum_v2.1, whole genome shotgun sequence DNA:
- the LOC107917145 gene encoding MLO protein homolog 1, which translates to MATPKERSLEETPTWAVAVVCAIFVIISIFIEHGIHSLGKWFQKRQKKAMMEALEKIKAELMLLGFISLLLTIGTYSIPAICIPEKIGYTMLPCKRKPGYAGDSGKDSNKGGGGGGDEDRRRKLLSYAEDMVWRRVLASSKGKDSCPKGKVALITQSGMHDLHIFIFALAVFHVLYSVATILLAKAKMKKWESWESETKTLEYQYRNDPSRFRLTHQTSFVKRHSGFSTIPGMRWIVAFFRQFFGSVSKVDYLTMRNGFINVSTFAANTKFDFHKYIKRSMEDDFKVVVGISTPLWAFAIIFLLLNVYKWQTLTWLSLVPLTILVLVGTKLELIIMEMAEEIQERSAVVRGAPVVEPNNKYFWFNRPQWILFLIHYTLFQNAFQMAYFLWVVFKYSLGSCIHEKPYFVVGRVVLGLFLQILCSYITFPLYSLVTQMGSHMKTAIFEEQTAKALKNWRKAAKKRNKQKEKEGGGMSSPMSVSMSGNTTPSRGTSPLHLLHNHKHRSTASDQTDGVLNSPTHSNFSYPSDTDLSDIEAAALSPPQHLTQLDDDDHHHQHNIDFSFVKP; encoded by the exons ATGGCTACCCCTAAGGAAAGGTCACTGGAGGAAACGCCAACATGGGCTGTTGCAGTTGTGTGTGCAATATTTGTGATCATATCTATATTCATAGAACATGGAATTCATTCTCTGGGAAAG TGGTTTCAAAAACGCCAGAAGAAAGCCATGATGGAAGCTTTAGAGAAAATAAAAGCTG AGTTGATGCTACTGGGATTCATATCCTTACTACTTACTATAGGAACATATTCCATTCCAGCGATATGTATCCCAGAAAAGATAGGATATACGATGCTTCCATGCAAACGGAAGCCTGGGTATGCAGGAGATAGTGGTAAAGATAGCAACAAAGGGGGCGGAGGCGGCGGCGATGAAGATCGCCGGAGAAAGTTACTTTCTTATGCTGAAGATATGGTTTGGCGTCGAGTCTTGGCTTCATCCAAAGGAAAAGATTCTTGCCCTAAA GGTAAAGTTGCCCTGATTACACAAAGCGGGATGCACGACTTGCACATATTCATATTTGCGCTTGCTGTCTTTCATGTTCTTTACAGTGTAGCCACCATTCTACTGGCTAAGGCCAaa ATGAAGAAATGGGAGTCCTGGGAATCAGAAACTAAAACTCTCGAGTATCAGTACAGAAATG ATCCTTCAAGGTTCAGATTAACCCATCAAACTTCCTTCGTCAAACGTCATTCTGGTTTCTCCACAATTCCGGGCATGAGATGGATA gtGGCCTTCTTCAGGCAATTCTTTGGTTCGGTGAGCAAGGTGGACTATTTGACCATGCGCAATGGCTTTATCAACGTAA GCACATTTGCGGCTAACACAAAATTTGACTTCCATAAATACATCAAAAGATCCATGGAAGACGATTTCAAAGTCGTTGTCGGTATCAG CACACCTCTGTGGGCATTTGCTATCATCTTCTTGCTTCTAAACGTTTACA AATGGCAAACTCTCACCTGGTTGTCTTTAGTCCCACTGACT ATACTTGTATTGGTTGGAACAAAGCTTGAACTGATCATAATGGAAATGGCGGAAGAAATCCAGGAAAGGAGTGCAGTGGTAAGAGGGGCACCAGTGGTGGAGCCAAATAACAAGTATTTCTGGTTTAATCGACCCCAGTGGATTCTCTTCTTGATACATTATACATTATTTCAG AATGCATTCCAGATGGCATATTTCCTTTGGGTAGTG TTTAAGTACAGCCTAGGTTCTTGTATCCACGAGAAACCGTACTTTGTAGTGGGAAGGGTTGTTCTTGGGCTGTTCCTTCAAATTCTATGCAGCTACATTACCTTCCCGCTGTATTCCTTGGTGACGCAA ATGGGATCGCACATGAAAACTGCAATTTTCGAAGAGCAAACAGCCAAAGCTCTGAAGAACTGGCGGAAGGCTGCCAAGAAGAGAAACAAGCAGAAGGAAAAGGAAGGAGGAGGGATGAGTAGCCCAATGTCGGTATCAATGAGCGGTAATACCACACCAAGCCGAGGGACATCGCCTTTACACTTGCTGCACAATCACAAACATAGGTCCACCGCCAGTGATCAAACCGATGGGGTTCTTAATTCCCCCACCCATTCCAACTTCTCTTACCCCTCCGACACTGATCTCTCTGATATTGAAGCTGCCGCACTTTCTCCTCCTCAACATTTAACACAACTTGATGATGatgatcatcatcatcaacataaTATTGATTTTTCCTTTGTCAAGCCTTAA